The Actinocorallia herbida DNA window GCGGAACCCCCGAAGACGGCGCCCCGGGCACCGCGGCCTTCTCCGGTGTCACCGCCACACGCCTGCCGGCCCCGCCGGACGGCCGGAACCCGGCTTCGCCGGAAGACGGCGGCGGGTGGCGCCTGGACGGCACGGCCCGCCACGTTCTGGACGGCGACCGCGCCGGGGAGATAGCGGTCGTCACCGCCGAAGGCGTCTTCGTGGTGCCCGCGTCGGCCGTCGAGGTGCGCCCGGTACCGGTCTTCGACCCCGGCCTGCACGTCGCCGACCTCGTCTTCGAGGGCGTCCGCGTCACGGAGGCCGAGCGGCGCGCCACCGACCCGGCCGCCGCCCTCGATCTCGCCCGCACCGGCCTCGCCCTCACCGTGGTCGGCGCCTGCCGCCGTGTCCTGGACCTCGTGCTCGCGCATGTCCGCGACCGGCACCAGTTCGGGGTGCCGATCGGCTCGTTCCAGGCGGTCAAGCACAAGGCCGCCGACATGCATGTCGCGATCGAGCGCGCCAGAGCCCTCGCCCGCTTCGCGGCGCTCACCGCCGCGGCCGGCGACCCACGCCGCCCGCTCGCCGCCGCGATGGCCAAGGCCGCGGCCGGAGAATGCCAGTCGCTCGTCTTCCGCCACGGCGTCCAGCTCTTCGGAGGCATGGGCTACACCTGGGAGAACGACCTCCAGTTCGCGCTGAAGCGCGCCAAGGCCGGCGAGCTGCTGCTCGGCGGCGCGGCGGCGCACCGCGCGCTCATCGCCGAGACGGCCTCCGGCGCCGAGCCCATGCGGCTCAGCTTCGACGCCGATGTCGAGGAGTTCCGGGCGGAGTTCGCCGCCTTCCTCGACGCCCACCTGCCGTCCGGCGCCGAGGCGGCGCAGCGCCCCACCTCGACCGCGAACATCCCCGAATGGGCCCGTCCCTGGCAGCGCGAGCTCTTCGACGAGGGCTGGCTGCTGCCCGGCAACCCGCCCGAGTTCGGCGGACGCGGCGCCGGCATCCTCCAGCAGTACGTCCACCTGGAGGAGCTGGCGAGGCGCCGGATCTACCACAGCTTCAACCCGCAGGGCCTGGGCATCATCGCCGCGTCGCTGCTGTCGTTCGGCACCGAGGAGCAGAAGCACCGCTGGGCCGTCCCGATCCTGCGCGCCGAGATCACCGCGGCGCTCGGCATGAGCGAGCCCGAGGCCGGTTCCGACCTCGCGAGCCTGCGGACCCGGGCCGTCCTGGACGGCGGCGAGTTCGTGCTGAACGGCCAGAAGGTCTGGACGTCCGGCGCGCACGACGCCGACGTGATCCTCGCCTTCGTCCGCACCGACCCCGACGCGCCCAAGCACAAGGGCATCAGCGTCCTCGTCGTCCCGACCGATACCCCCGGAGTCGCCCGCCGCCCCTTCGGCTCGATCGCCGGACGCGACGACCTGGACTTCAACGAGGTCTTCTTCGAGAACGCGAGGGTGCCCGCCGAGAACCTCGTCGGCCCGCTGAACGACGGCTGGCGCGTCGCGAACGGCTCACTCGGGCACGAACGCACCCTTCTGTGGCTGAGCTTCGCCGACCGGCTCGAAGACCTCGTCCGCGACTTCAAGCCCGTCACCGCCCTCGGCCGCGACAGGTTCGCCACCCTCGTCATGGACGCCCACGCGCTGCGCCTCATGGGCTCGACGGCCCTCGCCAAGGCCGCGCGCGGAGAACAGGACGTCGCGGCGCTGTCGGTGCTCAAGGTGTTCGGCTCCGAGGCCGTGCAGACCGCGTCGGAGGCCGCGCTGGACTCCGCCGGGGACGCCGCGCTCGCCCACCCCGCGTGGACCGCCCCGTTCGCCCCGCTCAACCTCGACGAGTTCTCCGCCGGCTGGTTCGAACGCTATGTCCGGAGCTTCTCCGGCACCATCGCGGGCGGCACGTCGGAGATCCAGCGGACGATCATCGCCGAGCGCGTGCTCGGCCTACCCCGAGCCTGAGGAGCCCTGAATGGGATACATCGACTACGAGGTCGCCGACAAGATCGCGACCATCACCCTGAACCGCCCCGAAGCGGCCAACGCCCAGAACATGCAGTTCCTGGACGAACTCGACGCCGCCTTCACCCGGGGCGCGTCCGATGAGGACGTCGCGGTGATCGTCCTTCGCGCGAACGGCAAGCACTTCTCCGCAGGCCACGACCTGAACGACCGCTGGCCCTCCCCGGACGAGATCACCCTGGAGTGGATCTACAACGCGGAGACCCGCCGCTACCTCGAGTACACCCTGCGCTGGCGCAACATCCCGAAGCCGACCATCGCCGCCGTCCAGGGCCGCTGTATCGCCGGCGGCCTCCTCCTGTGCTGGCCCTGCGATCTCATCCTCGCCTCCGACGACGCGCTCTTCTCCGACCCCGTCGTCACGATGGGCATCGGCGGCGTCGAGTACCACGGCCACACCTGGGAACTGGGCGCCCGCAAGGCGAAGGAGATCCTCTTCACCGGCCGCCCCCTCACGGCCGAGGAGGCCGAGAAGACCGGCATGGTCACCCGCGTCGTCCCCCGTGCCGAGCTCGACGCCGAGACCCGCGCCCTGGCCGCCCAGATCGCCGAAATGCCGTCGTTCGGCCTCCGGCAGGCCAAGCGGGCCGTCAACCAGACGCTCGACGTCCAGGGCTTCTACGCCGCCGTCCAGTCGGTCTTCGACGTGCACCAGACCGGCCACGGAAATGCCCTCTCTGTCAGCGGGTACCCCATTCTCGTGAAACTCGACGAGATGAAGACCAAGCTCAAGTAGGGCCCGGGAGCGAACCGCGATCCCCCACGCCGCGAGCGCGTCCGGGGCGCCGGACGGTTCCGAGAGGGGCTGCTGGGACGGTGATGTTTCCCTGTCTTCTCAAATTGGTCATTGCGCTCGGTTGCGGGGGGTGGCTACCGTATTGCCACGGTTGGCTACTCTCCGTACGCGAGGTTGCGATCATCATGAAGACGAACACGACCGGTGGTCCGGTGTCCGTCCGCGCTCTCGGCGGCCCCACCGTGCTCATCGAGTACGGCGGGCTGAGGTTTCTCACCGACCCGACCTTCGACGGGCCCGGCACCTATCGGCTCATGCCCGGCCTGACCCTCACCAAGACCGACCCCGCCCCCATCGCGCCCGCGAGCCTCGGTCCCATTGACGCGGTCCTGCTCTCCCACCACCAGCATCCCGACAACCTCGACGGCGCCGGACGGGTGTTCCTGTCGGAGGCCCCCGTCACCCTGACCACCCTCAGCGGCGCGGCCCACCTCGCCGGCACCGCGCGAGCCGTCACACCATGGGAGTCCATCGAGCTGGACCGTCCCGACGGCGGCACCGTCACCGTTACGGGCACACCCGCCCTGCACGGACCCGAAGAACTCGGCACCGAGAACATCGAGACCGTCGCCGGCGAGGTGATCGGCTTCGTGCTGACCGCGGACGACCTGCCCACCGTCTACGTCAGCGGCGACAACGCCTCCCTGCTCCTCGTGGAGCGGATCGCCGAACGCTTCGCCCCCGTCGACACCGCAGTCCTGTTCGCCGGGGCCGCCCGCGTTCCCGTGGTCTTCAACGGAGCACTGCTCACCCTCGACAGCGTCCAGGCCGCCGAAGCCGCCAGGATCCTGCGAGCCCGCCGTGCCGTGATCGTCCACTGCGAAGGCTGGGCGCACTTCACCGAAGGCCGCGCCGAGGTGGTGAAGGCCTTCGCCGAAGCGGAACTGACCGGCCTCCTCCAGGACGACGGAGCCGGGTAGCCGCCGGGCGACCCTACGAGGCACGACCGCGCACCGACCTGGTCGGCGCGCACTTCCAGCATGCCCGAACGAACCGAAGGAGGCCGCGTGACCCGGCATGTCCACGACGTCCGCCCGCATCCGCTGGCATCGCTCACGAGCGATGAGATCAGTCGGATCCGCACCGTGCTCATCGCCGCCGGCCATGTGCGGGAGACGTCGAGATTCGTCTACGTCGGGCTGGACGAACCGGCCAAGGACGAGCTGCGCGCCCATGCGTCGGGCGCCCCGATCCCCAGGCGGGCGCGGATCCTGCTCCACGACGTCGCCGGCGCGCCGCCGCAGGACATCCGCGTGGACGTCGCCGCCTCGGCCGTCCTGCACGCACGCGAGCTCGATCCCGCAGTGGACGGGCAGCTCCCCGTTCTCGACGAGGAGTTCGGACTCGTGGAGCAGATCCTCGCGCAGGACGAACGGTGGCTGAAAGCGCTCGACGACCGCGGCCTCGCCGTCGCCGACGTGCGGGTCGCTCCCCTCTCAGCGGGCGTCTACGAGTACGAGGACGAAGTCGGCAAGCGCATCCTGCGGGGGCTCGCCTTCCGCCAGGACCACGCCGCCGACCACGCCTGGGCGCACCCGATCGACGGACTCGTCGGTTATGTCGACGTGCAGGCGCGCACCGTCACCCGGGTGATCGACACGGGGGCCGTCCCGATCCCGGAGACCTCGGGCAATCTCCACGACCCAGCGGTGCACGGCGCCTACCGGACGTCCCAGAAACCCCTGCACATCACCCAGCCGGAGGGCCCGTCCTTCACCTTCGACGACGGCGTGCTGCACTGGGAGAACTTCTCGCTCAGGGTCGGCTTCGACGCCCGCGAGGGCCTGGTCCTGCACCAGGTCGCCTTCCGCGACCGCGACCAGGGCGGGCGCGACCGGCCGATCATCCACCGGGCGTCCATCTCCGAGATGGTCGTCCCGTACGCCGACCCCTCACCGATCCGATCCTGGCAGAACTACTTCGACACCGGCGAGTACCTCGTCGGCCGCTACGCCAACGCGCTGGAGCTCGGCTGCGACTGCCTGGGCGAGATCGCCTACCTCGACGGCGTCATCGCCGACGAGTTCGGCAACCCGCGCACCCTCGCCAACGCCGTCTGCGTCCACGAGGAGGACTACGGCATCCTCTACAAGCACTCCGACCTGTGGGCGGGGTCGTCGGTCGTGAGGCGGCAGCGCAGACTCGTCCTGTCCTTCTTCACCACCGTCGGCAACTACGACTACGGCTTCTACTGGTACCTGTACCTCGACGGCACGATCGCCTTCGAGGCCAAGGCCACCGGCATGGTGTTCACCTCGGCCCATCCCGGCGGCGAGAACCCGCACATCTCGCAGATCGCACCCGGCCTGGGCGCGCCCTACCACCAGCACCTGTTCAGCGCCCGGCTCGACATGGCGGTCGACGGCGACGCCAACCTCGTCGAGGAAGTGGAGTTCCAGCGGCTCCCGACCGGCCCGGACAACCCGCGGGGCAACGCCTTCACGACCAGGACCACGCCGCTGCGCACCGAGTCCGAGGGCCACCGGCACGCGGAGTCCTCGACCGGCCGGGTCTGGCACATCACCAATCCCGAGCGGCTCAACGCGCTCGGCCGGCCGGTCGCCTACGCGCTCTTCCCCGAAGGACAGCCGACGCTCCTGGCCGCCGACGACTCCTCGATCCGCCGCCGCGCGGCCTTCGCCTCCAGGCATCTGTGGGTGACCCGCTACGACCCGGCCGAACGGTACGCGGCCGGCGATTTCGTCAACCAGCACCCCGGCGGCGCCGGCCTCCCGTCCTACATAGCCGCCGACCGCGACATCTCCGGCCAGGACATCGTCGTCTGGCACACCTTCGGTCTCACCCACGTCCCCCGCCCCGAGGACTGGCCGATCATGCCGGTCGACTACACCGGCTTCAAACTCAAGCCCGTCGGCTTCTTCGACCGCAACCCCACCCTCGACGTCCCGCCCCCGGCCACCGGCCACTGCACCGTCCGAACCACGGCCGGCACCCGTTCCGATCACCCATAGACCCGTCATGCCGCATGGCACACGAGCGATCTCTCCAGCGGTTCGGACGCGCATCGGAGCCCCGCCGCCGGGTGCCGCGGAGCCTGCGACGCTCAAGTAGGCGGCCCTACGGGCCCCTCCTCCCGGCGCCCGACCGTCCGATCGGACCGTCGGGCGCCGGGAGGGCCGCGTCAGCCGCCGCGTTCTTGAACTCGTACCTGGCGCCGACGGCCTGCTGGGTCGCGGCGGGGTCGAGGATCACGCCCAGGTACGAGGCGCACTTGCCCGCCGCCTTGACCTCGACCGACTCCCAGTGGGAGGCGTCCGGGTCGCAGGCGTGGAAGCCGTCGGTGCCCTGGACCTCGATGAAGGCGCAGACCTGACGCAGACAATGGCCGACGGAGCTGCATTCTTCCTGAACGGGGGGCCTCACAACAGCGTGACAACAGGCCGGGATCAGGGAATGACGTGCACGTCGAGGAAGACGCCGTTCTGTTGCGGCAGGTAGAGGTATCCGTTCGCGTCGACCATTCTCCACTGGACTTCGCAGCGGCCCGGCGTATCGGACGCCGTCACCGCCACACTGACGTCGACCGTCTGGCCGGGACCGGTGTCGGGGACCCGCGTGGTGAGTTCCGACGGGCAGCCGCCGGACGCCTCGGCGGACTCCTGCCGGGCGAGGAAGCGGTCGCGCCACGCGACCGTGCCGACGTTGGTGAGCCGCCACGTCTTCACGAACCGCTCGCCGACCCTGACCGAGGTGCCGCCGGGCATGGTGACATCGGCGTCGAACCGCGACCGGTCGCCGGGGACGGGCCGGGCACCGGGCGCGGGGCTCTCCGGTCCGCGGGTGGAGAACCAGCCGATACCGGCGAGAAGGAACGCGGCAAGACAGGTCAGGACCGCCGCGTCGAGCCGGCCGAAGCGCGGTCGCGGCGTCTCCGGAGCCGCGGGTGAGGCCGCCGTCCCGGCCGCCGTGAGCGAGACCTCCTCCCACGCGGGCCCGGCCAGGATCTCCCGGTGCAGGCGGCGGAGTTCGGGCTGCGGATCGGTGCCCAGCTCGTCGGCGAGCGTGGTGCGGAGCCGCTCGTAGCAGGTCAGCGCCTCCGCGGACCGCCCGGCCAGGTGCAGCACGTTGATCAGCCGCTGGTGCAGGGGCTCGCGCAGCGGGTTGCGGGCGGCCTGCCCGGCGAGTTCGGCGACCAGCGAGGCGGGCACGTCGTGCTCCTCAAGGCAGCGGTCGGCGTAGGCTTCGAGCACCGACAGCCGCAGCTCCTCGATCCGCGCCACCTGCATCTCGACGCACGGGGTCCGGGGCACGTCGCCGAACGGGAGGCCCCGCCACAACGCGAGCCCGCTCCGCAGCGCCTCCCTCGTCGTGCCGCCGAAGGCCGCCGCCTCGAATCGCACCAGATCGCTGGTCGCATGGCACAGGTCGAACTCGTACCCGCCGGACCGGGTGCGCAGCACCCGCCTGGCCGTTTCCGCGTCGGAGATGGAACGGAGCAGCGTCCGCAACCGGGAGGCCCGCACCTGGACCGCGTTGACGGGGTCGGACGGCGGACGCCCCGGCCAGAGATGGTCCGCCAGGTGCCCGGTGGAGATCGGCCGGCCCGGATGGGCGAGCAATTCCCCCAGAAACGCCCTGTCCTTCGCCGCGGTCGGGGCGACCGAGCGGCCTTTGTGGGTGATCTCGAGCGGGCCGAGCACGCGGAACTCCACGGGGCGATTCTGCCATTCCGGATCAGCCGCTTTCAAGATCGGATCCGCGCACCCTTCTTCGGCGGATGCAGGTGAGTGCAGGCCGCCACTTATCCCCGGGTCGTCACCGCAGGTCAAGTGTTATTTACAGGAGCGGTCTCCGTTTCTTAACAGGCTGACAACAGCAACTTCTTGTGGATCACGGCGGCACTTCCCGACAGTTGAGCCAGCCCCGGGCACCGTCCTCCCCGAAGCGCCGCGATCAGGAGAACCATGAAGCCGCCCTCATATGCCGCCCTCGCGGTGGCCGTCCTGCTCGGCCCCTTGCTCGCCACCCCCGTGAAGGCCGCCGCCCTCCCCAGCGTGAACATGGAGGCGACCGTCAAAGCGGCACAGATCGACCCGCGGCGGGCCGACAGCACGCTGACGCCGGGCGCCAAGGCCAGCGTGCTCCTCGTCGAGCAGGCGCTCCGCGACCGGAACCTCCTCGACGCGCAATGGGTCGACGGCTACTTCGGCACCTCGACGATCGCCGCCTACGCGCGGTACCAGCAGTCCCTCGGCTACACCGGCCTCGACGCGAACGGCCTGCCCGGCCGGACCTCGCTCACCCAGCTGGGGACCGGCCGCTTCACGGTCACCGCGGTCATCCTGCCGGGCGCCGAGGTGTCCGTCGACGGCTTCGTCGTCAACACCCGTACTCGGGACATGCTGGCCGAGGCGGAGCTGCTGCTCGGCCGCGACCTCGTGCTGGAGCAGGGCTCGTACAACCCCGGCGGCGACCCCACCTCGGCGGGCACCCACGACGGCGGCGGCGCCGCCGACATCTCGGTGCAGGGGCTGACGACCGCCACCCGTACCGCCGCCGTCACGGCGCTGCGCCGGGTCGGTTTCGCCGCCTGGCTCCGCAGCCCCGCCCAAGGCGACTGGCCGTGGCACATCCACGCCGTCGCCATCAGCGACACCGACCTGTCCAGCGAGGCACAGCACCAGGCCGGCGACTACTACCTCGGCCTGAACGGGCTGGCCGGCCGAGGCCCGGACGACGGCCCGAAGGTGGCGATCCGGACCTGGGAGGAGTACCAGCGCCTCTGATCGCCCTGCACCCACCGCAACAGCGCACCCCCTGGAGAAACCCATGAAGATCCTCCACAAGCTCCTGTCCATGACCACCGCCGTGCTGGCGATCGGCGCGGGGATCGTCGCCACCGCCGCGCCCGCCTCGGCGGCCGCCCGCAACGGCGTCTGCGAGGACGGCGAGTTCTGCTACTACTACAACAGCGGCAACGCGGGCTCGATCTCGGACTTCACCAGCTCCCTCGGCAACTACGGCACCACGCAGCCCGACTGCTATGAGTTCAAGGGCGCCGGCGCGGGCCAGGGCCTGTGCATCAAGAACGAGGCGGCCTCGGTCTGGAACCGCAGCGACGAGACCGTCGTGGTCTACTTCAACAGCAACTACCAGGGCAGCTCCCAGTCCTTCGGGCCCGGGGCCAAGACCAACCTGAACGCCACCCTGAAGAACAACAACGCCTCGCACCAGTTCGGCGCGACGAGCACCAGCCTGTCCTACGGGCTCTACAAGGCGGGCGGCGGCGGGATCAGCTGCCCGTTCGACGGCTACACCAGCACCCCCGGTCGGCACGAAGGCATCGACTTCACCCGCAGCATCGGCTCGGACGTCCACGCCCTGATCAGCGGCACCGTCACCCGCGTCACCGCCGGGGTCAACGGCGGAGCCCTGTCCACCATCGCCGTCTACAACGCGTCGCTGGACAAGACGATCATCTACCTGCACTCCGCGCCGCGGGTGTCGGTCGGCGATGCCATCAGCAAGGGCGAGATCATCGCCGACGAGGCGTACCGCGGGATCAGCTCCAGCGGCGCCGCGCACACCCACGTCGAGATGCGCCTCGGACGCCAGACGGCCGCCTCGGTGAGCGTCGGCGACCCGGTCCTCGACAACCCGAACCCGCACTCGTTCTGGCGCAGCCAGGGCTACAGCATCGCCTGACGACCGTGAAGACGACGGGCGTGTTCGCACGGTCGTTCCCCCGGGCCATCGCGGCGCCCGCCGCGGTGGCCCTCGGGGGAGCGGCCATCGCCACCGCGCAGCCCTCCAGGCGCCCGACGTCACGGATACGACGTCGGGCCAGGTGCACGTGCCCGGCTCCGCGACGGCGGCGACGAGCGCCGCGGTCGACGCGACGTGGAACACCCGGATGACCCGTGCCGGAGGGATCCTGGAGGCCCACCACTGCTCGACGACCACGGCGTGCGGCGGCTGGGTGACGGGGGACCGGATGTCGCAGTACGGCTCGCGCGACCGGGCCGGCGCGGGCGCGAGTCGTTCCGGCGTCCTCAGGAGTTACCACTCGGGGATCGTGCTGGGCTCCTGAGAGCCCGCCGGCCGGCCTCCGCCGGGTCCCGCGCGGCGGGGGCCCGCGGGTCGATGATGATCTGGAAGTTGACGGGGCGGGTCGCGGGGAAGGCGATCCGGCCCTCGGCGTCGACCAGCTTGAAGAGCATGTAGCACAGGCCCGGGGCCTTCTGCGCGATGACGGCGGTGGAGACGTCGACCGTCGCACCGGGAGGCGTGTCGGCGATCGGCGACTCGGCGATGGTCTGGCACCGGCCGACCTGCTGCGGCGAGTCGAGGCGCTGCAGGCTGTACCCGGTCCATGGGACGGTCCCCGCGTTCTGGAGCCGCCAGGTCTTGGTCAGGGTGTCGCCGGGGGCGACGCGGGCGCAGTCGGTCAGCGTGACGTCCGCGACGAACACCGCGAGGTCCCCGGGATGCGCGGGAGGGGCCGGCGGCGGGTTGGGCGTGAGGACCGGGCAGTCCTCCGGGCCGGGAACGGTTTCGGCCGGGCCGCTGAGCGGCTGCGCGCCCTGCTGATCGGAGCCGACACCGCGGTCGGCGGAGAGCGCGATGACGACCGCCACCACGGAACCGGCGGCGGTGGTCGCGAGCGCGGCCTTGGTGAGGACGGACAGCCGGGGCCGCCCGCGTCCCGGCCGCCCGGCCGGGCCCGGCCGGGGATCGCCGGTGCGCTCCTCGGGCGGCGGCCGGGTGGAGGCGTCGGGCTCGGCGGTCTGCCGGGCTTCGCTGCCGCCCGCGGGGACGGCGGCGCCCGGGGCGTTCGATCCTCTGACCGTCCGGTTCGCCCGCTCCCACCGGTCTCGGTATGCGGCTGGATCGCCGCCGCACACCTTGACGAACTCGACGGTGGTCTCCCAGCTCGGAAGCCGGTTCCCTTTTGTTGCCTCGTACAGAGTTGTGTGTGAGATTGCCCCGGATCGTCCTGACATCTCACGAAAAGGCGGATTGCCGGTCGCGCTGCGAAGATCCCGCAGGACGGCGGCGAAGTCCCGAATTGCCGCCGCCCGTGCGTCCATGTCCTCCATCGGGCGAAGCTAACAGCGCTCCGACTCCTCATTCAACACAGAACCTGACTCGCTTCCCAACCGTTCCCAAGGATTCACCGCGAGCGTCTCGCCGCTCGCGGCGAGACGAAGACCATGCCGAAGCGGCCCTCTCGGATCGCGCCGCCACCGGGCCGCGACGTCGCCCGGCGGCCCCGCCGGAAGCCCCGGCGACGGCCCGGCGGACAATAGGGGTCATGCGAGCCATGTGGAAGGGCCAGGTCATCGCCGAGAGCGAGGACACCGTGGTCGTCGAGGGCAACCACTACTTCCCGGTGGAGGCGGTCCGCGCCGAGGTGCTCCGCGCCTCGGCGACGCACACCCTCTGCCCCTGGAAGGGAACCGCGTCCTACTACCACCTGGTGGTCGACGGCCAGACCAACGAGGACGCCGCCTGGTATTACCCGGACCCGTTCGAGGACGCGCAGCACATCCGCGGCCGCATCGCCTTCTGGAAGGGCGTCGACATCGGCTGATCCCGTCCGCCGAAGCCGACGGTCCCGATGGGATCGCGTTCTGAGGCGCACTCCGCCGTGCCGCGACGGGTTCGGCGCGGCGGACGGGAACGCGGTCAGGCGGAAGGCGAGGTCTCGACCGCGCGGTTGGCGGGTTCCAGTAGGAACCAATGGGATTTCCACCCGCCGGGAAGGCGTGTCCATCCGTGCTCGGTCGCCAGCATTTCGACGAGAGGGAGCCCCCGGCCCCCTTCCGCGTCGCCGTCCGGCATCTCCGGCGTCTCCGGGCATTCCCGGAGCCGGTCGACGCAGTCGAAGTACAGCCCTCCGGAAAGCGTCGGCCGCGACGTGGCCCGCAGCGCATCCCCCTCCGGGCTCGCTTTGACCGCATTGGTAACGATCTCCGAGACGATCAACTCCGCCGTCTCGACCAGCTCTTCGGGCAGGCACCACGCCCGGCACATCAGCCGCACGGCCGTCCGCACCATACTGACGCTCCCGTTCCCGGCCGGAAACTCCTGCCGGTACTCGATGTGCCCGACCGCGAAAGACGAGACGTACGAAGGCGCCCCGGCTCCTGCTTCTGCGATTGCCACGCCCCACCTCCAAGAAGGCCCAAATCAGACTTCTTGGATAAGAAGTGCGACCGGGGTATATTTCAGTTGTTGATGTTGTGGAAAGCCTGAAATTCCTGTTCTCGCTGCAAGGTTGAGCCCTGGCGCAGTACCGTGTCCACTGGTTCTGGAATGCCAGAACAACTGGAACAACTTCCGACAACTTCGGAGGCTGGAGATGAGTGAGCTCGCCTATCCCGACCCGGCTGCTTCGCTCTGGTTCCTGATAGCCCGTGAGCTGCACGAGTTCCGCATCGTGCTCGGCCTCACGGGCAGTGAGCTGGGGATGATCCTGGGTGTCGACAAGGCCGCGGTTTCCAAGATCGAGCACGGGAAGCTGCGCCTCAGGCCCGACCAGGCCCGTCTTCTCGACGCCTGGGAACGGGCCGTCCTGACGATGAAACTCGCCGAGGGCGGCCGGGCCCGTCTCGTCAGCCGGGCCTCGGCACTGTCGGCCGGCCGATGGGAGTTGATGGTCTTCCACGCGGGCCGCGAGAACTCCGACGATTGGCAGGAGGCCTACGAAAAGCACAAGGAACGGGCCAGCGTCATGCGCGCATGGGAGCCGGTGTGGGTGCCGGGCCTGATGCAGACCCCGGATTACGCGCGTAAGGTGATCTACGCGGGCTTCCCGGAGAACCCTGAAAAGCTGCTCCGGGAACGCATGCAGAGACAGGAACGCTTCCTAAACGGTAGCCAGCACCTGTGGGCTCTCATTGACGAGGACGTCCTGAGCAAGTTCACCGGGCACCCCGAAGTCATGCGCGCACAACTCGCACATCTCCTGGAACTCTCAGCGCTGGACAAGATCGGCTTGCGCGTGATTCCGCGAGGAAGAATTCACGCCGGTTTCGACGGGGCTTTCGAGGTGATGCACTTCGGAGACGGCACCCCTCCCATGGCTTACACGGAGGCAGCCCTCGGCTGGCGATTGGTTCGAGACGTCCCAGAAGTAGACTC harbors:
- a CDS encoding peptidase inhibitor family I36 protein encodes the protein MKILHKLLSMTTAVLAIGAGIVATAAPASAAARNGVCEDGEFCYYYNSGNAGSISDFTSSLGNYGTTQPDCYEFKGAGAGQGLCIKNEAASVWNRSDETVVVYFNSNYQGSSQSFGPGAKTNLNATLKNNNASHQFGATSTSLSYGLYKAGGGGISCPFDGYTSTPGRHEGIDFTRSIGSDVHALISGTVTRVTAGVNGGALSTIAVYNASLDKTIIYLHSAPRVSVGDAISKGEIIADEAYRGISSSGAAHTHVEMRLGRQTAASVSVGDPVLDNPNPHSFWRSQGYSIA
- a CDS encoding NBR1-Ig-like domain-containing protein — its product is MCGGDPAAYRDRWERANRTVRGSNAPGAAVPAGGSEARQTAEPDASTRPPPEERTGDPRPGPAGRPGRGRPRLSVLTKAALATTAAGSVVAVVIALSADRGVGSDQQGAQPLSGPAETVPGPEDCPVLTPNPPPAPPAHPGDLAVFVADVTLTDCARVAPGDTLTKTWRLQNAGTVPWTGYSLQRLDSPQQVGRCQTIAESPIADTPPGATVDVSTAVIAQKAPGLCYMLFKLVDAEGRIAFPATRPVNFQIIIDPRAPAARDPAEAGRRALRSPARSPSGNS
- a CDS encoding DUF427 domain-containing protein is translated as MRAMWKGQVIAESEDTVVVEGNHYFPVEAVRAEVLRASATHTLCPWKGTASYYHLVVDGQTNEDAAWYYPDPFEDAQHIRGRIAFWKGVDIG
- a CDS encoding ATP-binding protein; the encoded protein is MAIAEAGAGAPSYVSSFAVGHIEYRQEFPAGNGSVSMVRTAVRLMCRAWCLPEELVETAELIVSEIVTNAVKASPEGDALRATSRPTLSGGLYFDCVDRLRECPETPEMPDGDAEGGRGLPLVEMLATEHGWTRLPGGWKSHWFLLEPANRAVETSPSA
- a CDS encoding Scr1 family TA system antitoxin-like transcriptional regulator — translated: MSELAYPDPAASLWFLIARELHEFRIVLGLTGSELGMILGVDKAAVSKIEHGKLRLRPDQARLLDAWERAVLTMKLAEGGRARLVSRASALSAGRWELMVFHAGRENSDDWQEAYEKHKERASVMRAWEPVWVPGLMQTPDYARKVIYAGFPENPEKLLRERMQRQERFLNGSQHLWALIDEDVLSKFTGHPEVMRAQLAHLLELSALDKIGLRVIPRGRIHAGFDGAFEVMHFGDGTPPMAYTEAALGWRLVRDVPEVDSFALRYDRLGQLALPEVATRDLITKHLETM